The Lactuca sativa cultivar Salinas chromosome 2, Lsat_Salinas_v11, whole genome shotgun sequence genome includes a window with the following:
- the LOC111886324 gene encoding protein RTF1 homolog: MADLDDLLLEAAGRTGRNQHSTPPSRRQRKGSYSDDGSDSRDDDSDDDRGYNSRKPSVSQVPLKKRIDSSEHDDEHSSSREDDEDDDDDRYDRERDSDDDSVGSDLYKGEEDRQKLAKMSELEREQILAERANKKNDKDLKNRIKKQTEKSNQRKDSPPTHTVNRAVRSSARSADRAAAKDGALNELRARKRLRQQDPESNWKRRDTESTVKRKTFTPAPLSNSSRSDSGSHSEDEDSTGEMGDSDDEKMSKESSILKYEDVKGITIRRSKLAKWFMEPFFEELIVGCFVRVGIGKSKSGPIYRLCIVRNVDAADPDKQYKLENKMTHKYLNVVWGNENSAARWQMAMISDSPPLKEEFDQLIREVDRHGGRMPSKQEVLEKREAIEKTNTFVYSAETVKQMLQEKKSTIRRPLNVAAEKDRLRRDIEVAKAKQDYAEVEKIEAKLLELEASRQTQQKDKKAIRLAEMNRKNRVENFKNASEVKPVATGLKAGEAGYDPFSRRWTRSRNYYVPKPGEGAGEGNGGQAAEAVVGGGVVATVAALEAAADAGKLVDTSAPVDQGTESNMLHDFELPISLTMLQKFGGPHGVQAGFMARKQRIEATVGCQVPENDGRRHALTLSVSDYKRRRGLL; this comes from the coding sequence ATGGCGGATTTGGATGATCTGCTTCTTGAAGCAGCAGGAAGAACAGGAAGAAACCAGCATTCCACACCACCATCAAGAAGACAACGAAAGGGTTCATATTCCGATGATGGAAGTGATTCAAGagatgatgattcagacgatgatCGTGGGTATAATAGCAGAAAGCCTTCTGTCTCTCAAGTTCCTTTAAAGAAACGAATAGATTCTTCAGAACATGATGATGAACACAGCAGCAGccgtgaagatgatgaagatgatgatgatgatagatACGATCGCGAAAGAGACAGTGATGATGACTCAGTTGGAAGCGATCTTTACAAAGGCGAAGAAGACAGACAAAAACTCGCAAAAATGTCAGAACTCGAACGAGAACAGATCCTCGCTGAACGCGCCAATAAAAAAAACGATAAAGACTTGAAGAACAGAATCAAGAAACAAACGGAGAAATCCAATCAGAGAAAAGACAGCCCCCCAACTCACACGGTCAACCGGGCAGTCCGGTCATCTGCCCGGTCAGCCGACCGGGCAGCTGCAAAAGACGGCGCATTGAACGAACTCCGTGCCCGGAAAAGACTCCGCCAGCAGGATCCGGAATCTAACTGGAAACGAAGAGACACAGAGTCTACAGTCAAACGAAAGACCTTCACTCCAGCTCCTTTAAGCAACTCGAGCCGTAGTGACAGCGGGTCCCACAGTGAAGATGAAGACTCAACGGGCGAAATGGGCGATAGTGATGACGAGAAAATGTCAAAAGAGTCCTCGATTCTTAAATACGAAGATGTGAAGGGAATCACAATCCGAAGGTCAAAACTGGCAAAATGGTTCATGGAGCCGTTTTTTGAGGAGTTAATCGTCGGTTGTTTCGTGAGGGTCGGAATCGGAAAGTCCAAATCCGGTCCGATTTACCGCCTTTGCATCGTTAGAAACGTGGATGCCGCCGATCCCGATAAACAATacaaattagaaaataaaatgaCTCATAAATACTTAAATGTCGTTTGGGGAAATGAAAACTCAGCCGCCAGGTGGCAGATGGCGATGATTTCGGATTCCCCGCCTTTGAAAGAAGAGTTTGACCAGTTGATCCGGGAGGTTGACCGCCACGGTGGACGGATGCCTAGCAAACAGGAGGTGTTGGAAAAGCGGGAAGCCATTgaaaaaaccaacacttttgtATACTCTGCTGAAACAGTCAAACAAATGTTACAGGAGAAAAAGTCAACGATAAGAAGACCGTTGAATGTTGCAGCTGAAAAGGATCGATTAAGGAGAGACATAGAAGTGGCTAAAGCGAAGCAGGATTATGCGGAAGTTGAAAAGATTGAAGCAAAGCTTCTAGAACTAGAAGCTTCCAGACAGACACAACAAAAGGATAAAAAAGCAATAAGACTCGCGGAAATGAATAGAAAAAATCGAGTTGAGAATTTTAAAAATGCTTCTGAGGTGAAGCCGGTGGCTACGGGTTTAAAAGCGGGTGAAGCGGGATACGATCCGTTTTCGAGGCGGTGGACCCGGTCGAGGAATTACTATGTTCCGAAGCCTGGTGAGGGGGCGGGTGAAGGGAATGGTGGGCAGGCGGCGGAggcggtggtgggtggtggtgtggTGGCGACGGTGGCGGCATTGGAGGCGGCGGCGGATGCTGGGAAGTTGGTGGATACGAGTGCGCCGGTGGATCAGGGGACGGAGTCGAATATGTTgcatgattttgagcttccaaTTTCTTTGACTATGCTTCAGAAGTTTGGTGGACCCCATGGGGTACAAGCGGGGTTTATGGCACGGAAACAGAGGATAGAGGCGACGGTTGGGTGCCAGGTGCCAGAGAATGATGGGAGGAGGCATGCGTTGACACTGTCTGTTAGTGATTACAAGAGACGGAGAGGTCTCCTTTGA
- the LOC111886325 gene encoding ribosomal lysine N-methyltransferase 3 — translation MASSRRMRAFKRWMKYQSVEYSDALDLIIQQEDQQVSVKALCDLHEGDLIATIPKRSCLTVKSSAVCHLIEDFCLEGYMALSVALMFEKSLGQNSPWYDYLHLMPDCNPDVPLLWSLDEIDHLLMGTELHKTVKEDKALVYDDWKACIVPFVESAPIELNPEDFGVEQYFAAKSLISSRSFQIDDHYGFGMVPLADLFNHKTNAEDVHFTSVSDDDTSENIEEQVVDDDDDDRDGDPQNESNVASPKSDFNGDDDGVSPTTEILEMIMVRDVKAGAEVFNTYGSMGNAALLHRYGFTEPDNPYDIINIDLDIVLQWSSSLFSSRHTRTRLSFWKSLLHLHHPESQNQQIEYFEISYEGEPELELLKLIFIILLPEKEYNDLYHGVSNGQKFGKSRIVLGEVSETNKDVLLTENVRRGLLSVVDIRERCYGLRSMEDDVEALRKCCNNVLEKKLYHSLVLRVSERRILEKLRGYAGGGGGGGGRWINNGCNGSTMKKNV, via the exons ATGGCCAGTAGCCGGCGAATGAGAGCATTCAAGCGGTGGATGAAATATCAATCAGTAGAATACAGCGACGCACTCGACCTCATAATTCAACAAGAAGACCAACAAGTGTCGGTGAAGGCATTGTGTGATTTACACGAAGGAGACCTCATCGCCACCATCCCCAAGCGCAGTTGCCTCACTGTCAAATCCTCCGCCGTCTGTCACCTCATCGAAGATTTCTGTCTCGAAGGTTATATGGCACTTTCCGTAGCTCTAATGTTCGAGAAAAGCTTGGGCCAAAACTCCCCTTGGTATGATTATCTCCACCTCATGCCAGACTGCAACCCCGACGTACCCTTGCTTTGGTCTCTTGATGAAATTGATCACCTCCTAATGGGCACAGAGCTTCATAAG ACAGTTAAAGAAGATAAAGCTCTTGTATACGATGATTGGAAAGCATGTATTGTACCTTTTGTGGAATCGGCTCCTATAGAACTAAATCCAGAAGATTTTGGTGTTGAACAGTACTTTGCTGCAAAAAGTTTGATCTCTTCACGTTCATTTCAGATAGATGATCATTACGGATTTGGGATGGTTCCTCTGGCGGACCT ATTCAATCACAAAACGAATGCTGAGGATGTACACTTCACCTCTGTATCTGATGATGATACTTCTGAAAACATAGAGGAGcaggttgttgatgatgatgatgatgatagggATGGAGATCCTCAAAATGAATCAAATGTCGCCTCACCAAAAAGTGATTttaatggtgatgatgatggtgtttCACCAACCACTGAAATTTTGGAAATGATTATGGTGAGGGATGTTAAAGCTGGAGCAGAG GTGTTCAACACATACGGATCAATGGGTAATGCTGCATTGCTCCACAGATACGGATTCACCGAACCAGATAACCCATACGACATCATAAACATAGATCTAGACATAGTCCTCCAATGGAGTTCATCTCTATTTTCATCTCGTCACACAAGAACTCGTCTTTCATTTTGGAAATCATTATTACATTTACATCATCCTGAATCCCAAAACCAGCAAATCGAGTATTTTGAAATATCTTACGAAGGTGAACCAGAACTCGAGTTGCTTAAATTGATATTCATAATCTTACTACCTGAAAAAGAGTACAACGACTTATATCACGGGGTTTCAAATGGTCAGAAATTTGGTAAGTCAAGGATTGTATTGGGTGAGGTGAGTGAAACGAATAAGGACGTTTTGTTGACTGAGAATGTGCGACGTGGGTTGTTGTCAGTGGTGGATATTAGGGAAAGGTGTTATGGGTTGAGATCAATGGAAGATGATGTTGAAGCATTGAGGAAGTGTTGTAATAATGTTTTGGAGAAAAAGTTGTATCATTCGTTGGTGTTGCGGGTTAGTGAGAGGCGGATTTTGGAGAAGCTTAGGGGTTATGcgggtggaggtggaggtggaggtggaagGTGGATTAATAATGGTTGTAATGGATCTACCATGAAGAAGAATGTATAA
- the LOC111886307 gene encoding uncharacterized protein LOC111886307, which translates to MNMSWKRAKTPGWAAFDPNKQQKQVNNDEIHNDPYPPISTNIPTSHQSQNHSRNLDLNGRSFSSVLTHSSSLPDMISNDIQNVPSGLMENNHNLRVIVESKENNISHVYEKLKELHPWADEKLIEDIVAAVDNDIDKASSLLKEMTSPGSLQEKKEEENIEEHGLSGKVVVDDNVALRLIIDSLSMIPVEPEWEDDDDVYIMHRKEAIKAMRSASRYSKAAKEAYLRKDHATAHEFSLKAREEWSASEKLNAKAANEILAIRNSENDDWKLDLHGLHASEAVQVLQQHLLKIESHLSTNPKQQLSKRRLLEVITGKGSHSRGQAALPIAIKSFLTEKGYYSYEARIGVITVQPKFRQLSTILSST; encoded by the exons ATGAATATGTCTTGGAAGAGGGCCAAAACTCCTGGATGGGCTGCATTCGACCCTAATAAGCAACAAAAACAAGTCAACAATGATGAAATACACAATGACCCATACCCACCCATCTCAACCAATATTCCTACATCTCATCAAAGTCAAAATCATTCAAGAAATCTTGATCTTAATGGGAGATCTTTCTCCTCTGTTCTCACTCACTCGTCAAGTCTTCCAGATATGATATCTAATGATATTCAAAATGTTCCAAGTGGTTTAATGGAAAATAATCACAATTTAAGGGTGATTGTCGAGTCAAAAGAAAACAATATCTCTCATGTTTATGAGAAGCTCAAGGAGCTTCATCCATGGGCTGATGAGAAGTTGATAGAGGATATAGTGGCAGCTGTAGATAATGATATTGACAAAGCCTCGTCTCTACTGAAAGAGATGACTTCCCCTGGTAGTTTGCAGGAAAAGAAGGAAGAAGAGAATATTGAGGAACATGGTTTGTCTGGGAAGGTGGTTGTTGATGATAATGTAGCCCTAAGGCTTATTATTGATAGCTTGAGTATGATTCCAGTGGAACCTGAATGGGAAGATGATGATGACGTGTACATAATGCATCGGAAAGAAGCCATCAAGGCTATGAG GTCAGCCTCTCGATACTCAAAAGCAGCTAAAGAGGcgtatctaagaaaagatcatgCAACTGCACATGAGTTTTCCTTAAAGGCTAGAGAAGAATGGAGTGCTTCTGAAAAGCTTAATGCAAAAGCAGCAAATGAAATTTTAGCAATCAGAAACTCTGAAAATGATGATTGGAAATTGGATTTACATGGTCTTCATGCATCAGAAGCAGTGCAAGTTTTACAACAACACTTACTCAAGATAGAATCTCATTTGTCAACAAACCCTAAACAACAATTATCTAAGCGAAGATTGTTAGAAGTCATTACAG GGAAAGGTAGTCATAGCCGAGGACAAGCAGCACTTCCAATAGCAATAAAAAGCTTTCTCACTGAAAAAGG GTATTATTCATATGAGGCAAGGATTGGGGTTATAACAGTGCAACCTAAATTTCGTCAACTCTCAACTATTCTATCAAGTACTTAG